The following coding sequences lie in one Flavobacterium sediminis genomic window:
- a CDS encoding DoxX family protein, producing the protein MKTGKKIFLYLLVAFYLFMGLMHFIQPEQYFAMMPSWLPAKKILIIFSGIVEIVLAILLIPIKTRAIAAKFIIAMLIVFLFAIHIPESIGYYNTGNEKFVASIVRLPIQFLFIAWAWMFAKK; encoded by the coding sequence ATGAAAACAGGAAAAAAAATATTTCTCTATTTGTTAGTAGCATTTTACCTATTCATGGGGTTAATGCACTTTATACAACCCGAACAGTATTTTGCAATGATGCCATCGTGGTTACCAGCAAAAAAGATTTTAATAATTTTTAGCGGAATCGTTGAAATTGTTTTAGCGATACTTTTAATACCAATTAAAACAAGGGCAATTGCAGCAAAGTTCATAATTGCAATGTTGATTGTATTTTTATTTGCAATTCACATTCCTGAAAGCATAGGTTACTACAACACAGGTAATGAGAAGTTTGTTGCAAGCATCGTAAGACTACCTATTCAATTTCTGTTCATAGCTTGGGCTTGGATGTTTGCGAAAAAATAA
- a CDS encoding SDR family NAD(P)-dependent oxidoreductase — protein sequence MKTKIWFITGCSKGFGKVWAEAALKRGDKVAATARNIDSLASLKQQYGDEVLLVTLDVNNREACFSAVNEAINYFGKIDILVNNAGFGHFGYVEEISESEARQQIETNLFGSLWMIQAVLPIMRNQKNGHILQVSSIGGIMAFPSLSIYHASKWAVEGICESMNQEVAQFGIKTTLIEPAAYATEWATASASFSAPIEAYNGIREAMLAARGSLKAGDPNATADAILRVVDAANPPLRLFLGKLPLIMIEPTYNNRLETWKEWNEISANAE from the coding sequence ATGAAAACAAAAATTTGGTTTATTACAGGATGTTCAAAAGGTTTTGGTAAGGTTTGGGCTGAAGCTGCTTTAAAACGTGGTGATAAAGTAGCTGCTACAGCAAGAAACATTGACTCTTTAGCTTCATTAAAACAACAGTATGGTGACGAAGTACTGCTAGTTACTTTGGATGTAAATAATAGAGAAGCGTGTTTTTCAGCTGTTAACGAAGCGATTAACTATTTTGGAAAAATTGATATACTTGTTAACAATGCGGGATTTGGCCATTTTGGCTATGTTGAAGAAATATCTGAGAGTGAGGCTAGACAACAAATTGAAACCAATTTGTTTGGCTCACTATGGATGATTCAAGCTGTTTTACCCATCATGAGAAATCAAAAAAACGGTCATATTTTACAAGTATCTAGTATTGGAGGTATAATGGCTTTCCCAAGTTTGAGTATTTACCATGCATCTAAGTGGGCAGTAGAAGGTATTTGCGAATCAATGAATCAAGAAGTTGCTCAATTTGGTATTAAAACTACACTTATAGAACCAGCAGCTTATGCTACAGAATGGGCTACAGCTTCAGCAAGTTTTAGTGCACCAATAGAAGCCTACAATGGCATTAGAGAAGCCATGTTAGCTGCAAGAGGTAGTTTGAAAGCGGGTGACCCAAATGCAACTGCTGACGCTATTTTAAGAGTAGTAGATGCTGCTAATCCACCACTTAGGTTATTTCTAGGTAAATTACCGCTAATAATGATAGAGCCTACCTATAACAACAGATTGGAAACTTGGAAAGAATGGAACGAAATATCTGCAAACGCTGAATAA
- a CDS encoding oxidoreductase gives MKNVNWTAENIPPQNGKTILITGANSGLGFEATKVLSKKEAHIIMTARNLQKGNEALEAIKKENPSAKLHLMQLDLADFNSIREFSDEFHSKYSKLDVLVNNAGVMNPPKREVTKQNFEVQFGTNHLGHFLLTGLLLDILKYTPNSRISVQSSIVHKTESMKPDIHFDDLNFEKSYNRDQAYAQSKLANLLFAYELDRRLKANNFKTIVTAAHPGYTKTNLQANSGFLMSVILNNILAQNVKIGVLPILRAATEENLKGGEYFGPTKTMEMKGYPELVKSSDKSYDKDLARKLWEVSEKLTNHNYQF, from the coding sequence ATGAAAAATGTAAATTGGACAGCAGAAAACATTCCCCCTCAAAATGGGAAAACTATTTTAATTACTGGAGCAAACAGTGGACTTGGTTTTGAAGCAACAAAAGTATTGAGTAAAAAAGAGGCTCACATCATTATGACTGCGAGAAACTTGCAGAAAGGCAATGAAGCTCTAGAAGCAATTAAAAAAGAAAACCCAAGTGCGAAGTTACATTTAATGCAATTGGACTTGGCTGACTTTAATTCAATCCGAGAATTTTCAGATGAATTTCATTCCAAATATTCAAAACTTGATGTTTTGGTAAATAATGCCGGTGTTATGAATCCACCCAAAAGAGAAGTGACAAAACAGAATTTTGAAGTTCAATTTGGCACTAATCATTTAGGACATTTCTTACTCACCGGCTTGTTATTGGATATACTTAAATACACACCTAATTCAAGAATTTCGGTCCAAAGCAGCATCGTTCATAAAACGGAAAGTATGAAGCCTGATATTCATTTTGATGACTTGAACTTCGAAAAATCATATAATAGAGACCAAGCGTATGCTCAAAGCAAATTAGCTAATTTACTATTTGCTTATGAATTAGACAGACGTTTGAAAGCCAACAATTTCAAAACGATTGTAACTGCGGCTCATCCCGGCTATACAAAAACAAACCTGCAAGCAAATTCAGGATTTTTAATGTCGGTTATTTTGAATAACATTCTTGCCCAAAATGTTAAAATCGGAGTACTACCTATTCTACGAGCTGCAACAGAAGAAAATCTGAAGGGTGGTGAGTATTTCGGTCCAACTAAAACAATGGAAATGAAAGGATATCCTGAGCTAGTAAAATCAAGTGATAAATCTTATGACAAAGATTTGGCTAGAAAACTATGGGAAGTGTCCGAAAAATTAACAAATCATAATTATCAGTTTTAA
- a CDS encoding efflux RND transporter permease subunit yields the protein MKIVDISIKRPSMVIVLFTILLLGGLYSYKQLSYELIPKFEINVVTVSTVYPGASPSEVENTVTKKIEDAVSTMENIKKLESKSYESLSVVMITLTADADADYSLNDAQRKINAVLKDLPEDVDPPSLSKFSLSDLPIMTIGATASMDEIAFYDLLDKKIQPIVSRVPGVAQVNLVGGEEREIKVSLDATKLQGFELSVPQVQQAVLSSNLDFPTGNIKTRENSTTIRLSGKYKSVEELRNLVVASNNGVQVRLGDVADVQDAQKDVTKISRINEKGSILLQVIKQSDANAVEVSKKVKEAIAKIEQDYAKSNLKLKVANDSSEFTLTAADNVMHDLFLAIFLVAFVMLFFLHSLRNAAIVMVSIPASLIATFIGISLMGYTLNLMSLLGLSLVVGILVDDAIVVLENIHRHMEMGKNKVRAAYDGAAEIGFTVTAITLVIVVVFLPIAMSTGLVSNIITQFCVTVIIATLLSLLASFTIVPWLFSRYGKLEHLNKESFFGKIILGFENYLDKFTHKVTDILTWSLNYKKTTLAIVTVIFFGSIFGLLGGGFIGGEFFSKTDKGEFLVQIEMPKDVSVEQTNFMTQKAEAYLKKDKNIVDMITTVGQTSDGMGATQSTAYKAEILISLVEKAKRDDNSFIYAAKIKRQLEKELVGAKVKTVPVGLLGADKAPIALTVTGPNFDDVMLFAQKAAAELKKVPGASEVKLTSEAGNPEIKVQVDRDKMAALGLNLQTVGLTMQTAFNGNTDGKFRAGEYEYDINIRFNEYDRSNINDVNNLIFVNNMGQQIKLSQFAEVIESSGPSMLERRDKSTSVTIEAQSVGKPSGTIATEWETVFSKMERPTGVNYVWGGDMENQTEGFGTLGIALLAAIILVYLVMVALYDDFVTPFVVLFSIPLSFIGALFALALTNNSLNIFTILGIIMLIGLVTKNAILLVDFANHRKEAGETTFKALVQANHARLRPILMTTIAMVIGMVPIALAKGAAAEMNNGLAWVIIGGLISSLFLTLIVVPVVYAIVDSIRVKLGRDVKVDYDSLMKADYVHKELSEDGFTPKHM from the coding sequence ATGAAAATTGTAGATATATCAATTAAAAGACCTTCTATGGTTATCGTACTTTTTACGATACTATTATTAGGTGGACTATATAGTTATAAACAGTTGAGTTATGAGTTAATTCCAAAATTTGAGATTAACGTAGTTACCGTTTCAACTGTTTATCCTGGAGCTTCTCCAAGTGAAGTAGAAAATACCGTAACCAAGAAAATTGAGGATGCGGTTTCTACCATGGAGAACATCAAAAAATTAGAATCAAAGTCATACGAAAGTTTATCGGTAGTAATGATTACGCTAACTGCGGATGCCGATGCCGATTATTCTTTAAATGATGCTCAACGCAAAATCAATGCAGTTTTAAAAGACTTACCTGAAGATGTTGATCCACCTTCATTAAGTAAATTCTCTTTGAGTGATTTACCAATTATGACTATTGGAGCAACAGCAAGTATGGATGAAATTGCTTTTTACGACTTGTTAGATAAAAAAATTCAACCTATTGTTTCTCGTGTTCCAGGTGTGGCACAAGTTAACTTAGTAGGTGGTGAAGAAAGAGAAATTAAAGTAAGCTTAGATGCAACTAAATTACAAGGATTTGAATTATCAGTTCCTCAGGTGCAACAAGCTGTTTTATCTTCAAACTTAGATTTCCCTACAGGTAATATTAAAACTAGAGAAAACAGTACAACCATTCGTTTATCTGGAAAATATAAATCAGTTGAAGAGTTACGAAATTTAGTTGTTGCTTCAAACAATGGCGTTCAAGTACGTTTGGGTGATGTGGCCGATGTTCAAGATGCGCAAAAAGACGTAACTAAAATTTCAAGAATTAACGAGAAAGGATCAATTCTTTTACAAGTTATTAAACAATCAGATGCAAATGCCGTTGAAGTTAGTAAAAAAGTAAAAGAAGCAATTGCTAAAATTGAACAAGATTATGCAAAATCAAACTTAAAATTAAAAGTTGCAAACGATAGTAGTGAATTTACCTTAACTGCTGCTGATAATGTAATGCACGATTTATTTCTTGCTATCTTTTTAGTTGCATTTGTAATGTTATTCTTCTTACACAGTTTACGTAATGCTGCTATCGTAATGGTATCGATTCCAGCTTCGTTGATTGCTACTTTTATTGGAATTTCATTAATGGGATACACGCTAAACTTAATGAGTTTACTTGGTCTATCGTTAGTAGTGGGAATCTTAGTAGACGACGCGATTGTAGTATTAGAGAACATTCACCGTCACATGGAAATGGGTAAAAATAAAGTTCGCGCTGCTTACGATGGTGCGGCTGAAATTGGATTCACTGTTACAGCAATTACTTTAGTTATCGTGGTGGTATTCTTACCAATTGCCATGAGTACCGGATTAGTTTCTAACATCATTACGCAATTTTGTGTTACAGTAATTATTGCTACATTATTGTCGTTATTGGCTTCCTTTACTATTGTGCCTTGGTTATTCTCACGTTACGGAAAATTAGAACATTTAAATAAAGAATCGTTTTTTGGGAAAATTATTCTAGGCTTTGAAAACTACCTAGATAAATTCACTCACAAAGTAACAGACATTTTAACTTGGTCTTTAAATTACAAAAAAACAACGTTAGCAATCGTTACTGTTATTTTCTTTGGTTCAATTTTCGGATTATTAGGAGGTGGATTTATTGGTGGTGAGTTCTTCTCTAAAACCGATAAAGGTGAATTCTTAGTTCAAATTGAAATGCCAAAAGATGTTTCTGTTGAGCAAACCAATTTTATGACTCAAAAAGCGGAAGCTTATCTAAAAAAAGATAAAAACATCGTTGATATGATTACCACAGTAGGTCAAACTAGTGATGGTATGGGAGCTACGCAATCTACTGCTTACAAAGCTGAAATTTTGATTTCTTTGGTTGAAAAAGCAAAACGTGATGACAACTCGTTTATATATGCGGCTAAAATCAAACGTCAGTTAGAAAAAGAATTGGTAGGAGCAAAAGTAAAAACTGTTCCTGTAGGATTATTGGGCGCAGATAAAGCACCAATTGCCTTAACGGTTACGGGGCCAAATTTTGATGATGTAATGTTATTTGCTCAAAAAGCAGCTGCTGAATTGAAAAAAGTTCCTGGAGCATCGGAAGTAAAATTGACTTCAGAAGCTGGAAATCCTGAAATTAAAGTTCAAGTTGACCGTGATAAAATGGCAGCATTAGGATTAAACCTTCAAACAGTTGGTCTAACTATGCAAACCGCTTTCAACGGAAATACTGATGGAAAATTTAGAGCCGGGGAATATGAATATGATATCAACATCAGATTCAATGAATATGATCGTTCTAATATTAATGATGTAAACAATCTAATTTTTGTTAACAACATGGGACAACAAATCAAATTATCTCAATTTGCAGAGGTTATTGAAAGTTCAGGTCCAAGTATGTTAGAAAGAAGAGACAAAAGTACTTCGGTTACTATTGAAGCACAATCTGTAGGTAAACCATCTGGTACTATTGCAACCGAATGGGAAACAGTATTCTCAAAAATGGAACGTCCAACAGGAGTTAATTATGTTTGGGGTGGAGATATGGAAAATCAAACTGAAGGTTTTGGTACTTTAGGAATTGCGTTACTTGCTGCTATTATTTTAGTTTACTTAGTAATGGTTGCCTTATATGATGACTTTGTAACACCTTTTGTAGTATTGTTTTCTATTCCATTATCATTTATTGGAGCGTTATTTGCTTTGGCATTAACTAATAATTCACTTAATATTTTCACCATTTTAGGTATTATTATGTTAATTGGATTAGTAACGAAAAACGCAATTTTATTGGTTGACTTTGCTAACCACAGAAAAGAAGCTGGAGAAACAACTTTCAAAGCTTTAGTACAAGCAAACCATGCACGTTTACGTCCAATCTTAATGACAACTATTGCCATGGTAATTGGAATGGTGCCTATTGCGCTTGCTAAAGGTGCTGCTGCCGAAATGAATAATGGTTTAGCGTGGGTAATTATTGGTGGTTTGATTTCCTCTTTATTCTTAACATTAATTGTTGTTCCTGTAGTTTACGCTATTGTTGACAGCATTAGAGTTAAACTTGGAAGAGATGTTAAAGTAGATTATGACTCATTAATGAAAGCTGATTATGTTCACAAAGAATTAAGTGAGGATGGTTTTACCCCGAAACATATGTAA
- a CDS encoding efflux RND transporter periplasmic adaptor subunit produces MKKIIYIVLGVGLAGAAVVTLINNKKQNEADTAIVAQENSSVAVRVATVATNPVEDNFVANGNFSPDQELEMAAERSGKVISILVKEGDRVAKGQTIAIIRGDVVNIEAETANANYQNALNDFNRFESAYKTGGVTKQQLDQARINMINAKSRLTQANINVGDTRVKAPFGGIINKKFIEVGTILSAMPPTKMFEIVNTNSLKLKVNVSERQVAQLKIGSVVKVKASVFPDKEYTGKVTFIAPKADTSLNFPIEVAITNNPNNEIKAGMYGSVVFGAPEGKQPELMTIPRSAFVGSVSSNQVYVVEKDIAVMKKVVAGRVFGDKVEILSGLNNGDVVVTSGQINLSDSTKVSIVK; encoded by the coding sequence ATGAAAAAAATAATTTATATCGTTTTAGGTGTAGGATTAGCAGGAGCTGCTGTTGTAACTCTTATAAATAATAAAAAACAAAATGAAGCCGACACTGCAATTGTAGCTCAAGAAAATAGTAGTGTTGCGGTTCGTGTAGCTACAGTAGCAACAAACCCAGTTGAAGATAACTTTGTTGCTAACGGAAACTTCTCTCCTGATCAAGAATTGGAAATGGCAGCAGAGCGTTCAGGAAAAGTAATTTCGATTTTAGTAAAAGAAGGTGATAGAGTAGCAAAAGGACAAACTATTGCTATTATTAGAGGTGATGTTGTAAATATTGAAGCAGAAACAGCTAATGCTAATTATCAAAATGCTCTTAACGATTTCAATCGATTCGAAAGTGCTTACAAAACTGGAGGTGTTACAAAACAACAATTAGACCAAGCTAGAATCAACATGATTAACGCTAAATCTAGATTGACTCAAGCTAATATTAATGTGGGTGATACAAGAGTAAAAGCGCCTTTCGGAGGAATTATCAATAAAAAATTCATTGAAGTTGGAACTATTTTAAGCGCAATGCCTCCAACAAAAATGTTCGAAATTGTGAATACAAACTCGTTAAAACTGAAAGTAAATGTAAGTGAGCGTCAAGTAGCACAATTAAAAATTGGTTCAGTTGTAAAAGTAAAAGCAAGTGTTTTTCCTGATAAAGAATACACTGGAAAAGTAACTTTTATTGCTCCAAAAGCTGACACATCTTTAAACTTCCCTATTGAAGTGGCTATAACAAACAATCCTAATAATGAAATCAAAGCAGGAATGTATGGTTCTGTAGTTTTTGGTGCGCCAGAAGGAAAACAGCCTGAATTAATGACAATTCCAAGAAGTGCTTTTGTAGGAAGTGTAAGTAGCAACCAAGTGTATGTGGTGGAAAAAGACATCGCAGTAATGAAAAAAGTTGTGGCAGGAAGAGTGTTTGGCGACAAAGTTGAAATTCTGAGTGGCTTAAACAATGGAGACGTAGTAGTAACTAGCGGTCAAATTAACTTAAGTGATAGCACTAAAGTTTCTATTGTAAAATAA
- a CDS encoding TolC family protein, producing the protein MKNTILITLLTFTLSVSAQEVAPLTLKDAITFALENKAEAKKAKLEVENSEYKIQEVRSRALPQISANGSMTYNPILQLNALPGDFFGAPGTTILAPLGQKWNSVAGVSLNQALFDQSVFTGLKAAKSTREFYQINAQLTEEQVIERVANAYYQVYVQQQKLIVVDNNLKNTNKVKDIIKGQFENGLAKKIDYDRITVRVNNINSLRQQILNVILLQENALKFYMGMPMENKIIIPNTAFEVTPQDLSSTADVTGRTEYLLLKKQEQLLTYQKKAVQAAYYPTLSLTGNYNYIGQGPEMPLFAKPADGVYWSDFSSIGLSLRVPLFTGFGTRAKVRQANNALSSIKVDLDDTKLALDLAFDNAKKQLENSLITINNQKENAQLAQEVFDNTNNNYTQGLAALTDLLDAENALVEAQNNYTSAILEYKLAEIQFIKSKGELKNLLNQ; encoded by the coding sequence ATGAAGAATACAATCCTTATAACCTTATTAACTTTTACACTGTCAGTAAGTGCTCAAGAAGTGGCACCACTAACATTAAAAGATGCTATAACTTTTGCGCTTGAAAACAAAGCAGAAGCTAAGAAAGCAAAACTAGAAGTAGAAAATAGCGAGTATAAAATTCAAGAAGTTCGTTCGAGAGCTTTACCGCAAATTTCGGCTAATGGAAGCATGACATACAATCCTATTCTTCAACTAAACGCTTTACCAGGCGATTTCTTTGGAGCTCCAGGAACAACAATTCTAGCACCACTTGGACAAAAATGGAATTCTGTGGCTGGTGTTTCTTTAAATCAAGCATTATTTGACCAATCGGTTTTTACAGGTTTAAAAGCAGCTAAATCTACAAGAGAATTTTACCAAATAAACGCTCAATTAACAGAAGAACAAGTTATCGAACGTGTTGCAAATGCCTATTATCAAGTATATGTGCAACAACAAAAACTTATTGTAGTTGATAACAATTTGAAAAACACAAACAAAGTAAAAGACATCATCAAAGGGCAATTTGAAAATGGTTTAGCTAAAAAAATTGATTACGATAGAATTACGGTTCGTGTAAACAATATCAATTCATTACGTCAGCAAATTTTAAATGTGATTTTGCTTCAAGAAAATGCGTTGAAATTTTATATGGGAATGCCGATGGAAAACAAAATCATCATTCCTAACACCGCTTTTGAAGTTACACCACAAGACTTATCATCAACAGCTGATGTTACTGGAAGAACCGAATATTTGTTACTTAAAAAACAAGAACAATTATTAACGTACCAAAAAAAGGCGGTTCAAGCGGCATATTATCCAACACTTTCATTAACTGGAAATTACAACTATATTGGTCAAGGTCCAGAAATGCCATTATTTGCAAAACCAGCTGATGGCGTTTATTGGTCAGACTTTTCTTCTATAGGATTAAGTTTAAGAGTTCCATTATTTACAGGATTTGGAACAAGAGCAAAAGTAAGACAAGCAAACAATGCATTAAGTTCGATAAAAGTAGATCTTGATGACACAAAATTAGCTTTGGATTTAGCATTTGACAATGCAAAAAAACAACTTGAAAACAGTTTGATTACCATCAACAATCAAAAAGAAAACGCGCAACTTGCTCAAGAAGTTTTTGATAATACCAACAACAATTACACACAAGGATTAGCTGCATTAACCGATTTATTAGATGCTGAAAACGCATTAGTTGAAGCACAAAACAATTATACTAGTGCTATTTTAGAATACAAATTAGCAGAAATTCAATTCATAAAATCAAAAGGAGAACTAAAAAACTTATTAAACCAATAA
- a CDS encoding TetR/AcrR family transcriptional regulator: MKEQIISKAKTMFLKLGFKSVTMDDIASEIGISKKTIYKYFSNKDILIDCSIELAHGEVQEIIAKIEAQNLNAIEDNFEMKRMFREMFKGADTSPLYQLKKHYPDIYEKVNIVQIDILSNCFRKNIIKGIKEGLYRAEVDIDEYVKFYQILIFDINENSLLEKDSHILGQKALEYHIRALATLAGIIELEKHLKNPII, from the coding sequence ATGAAAGAACAAATTATAAGTAAAGCAAAAACGATGTTTTTGAAGTTAGGCTTCAAAAGTGTGACAATGGATGATATTGCAAGTGAAATTGGAATATCTAAAAAAACTATCTATAAATATTTTAGCAATAAAGATATTTTGATTGATTGTAGTATAGAGTTAGCACATGGAGAAGTGCAAGAAATCATAGCTAAAATTGAAGCACAAAATTTAAATGCTATAGAAGATAACTTTGAAATGAAAAGAATGTTCAGAGAGATGTTTAAAGGTGCGGATACATCACCACTTTATCAGCTTAAAAAACATTATCCTGATATCTATGAAAAAGTAAACATTGTACAAATTGATATTTTATCAAATTGTTTCCGAAAAAACATCATTAAAGGAATCAAGGAAGGATTATACAGAGCAGAAGTTGATATTGATGAATATGTGAAATTTTATCAAATTTTAATTTTTGATATTAACGAAAACTCATTATTAGAAAAAGACTCACATATACTGGGACAAAAAGCTCTTGAATATCATATTAGAGCACTAGCAACATTAGCTGGAATTATCGAATTAGAAAAACACCTTAAAAACCCAATTATATAA